A window of the Gossypium arboreum isolate Shixiya-1 chromosome 2, ASM2569848v2, whole genome shotgun sequence genome harbors these coding sequences:
- the LOC108476118 gene encoding uncharacterized protein LOC108476118 isoform X1 — MKWVEVIVSFILTLSFLSFPSCGFQSDELLVDDEEFGLEGAPQHRSPEPIPTRSPPVTSPTRKRHSDLDSDSKIQFSLDHAFGDSDFSPAGTFSARLKTWSHGGQTLTKLRFSRNNFSDVEKEKFKNLLESDDFYRIRLPSNVLSPPGRDFIISSVKARCLPRESLDEHFVIHMEGVNVLAVNYGSPGSCPYPRNLKLPAKWSFSSHTVLKNSEQAPRAPVFTEEILGGENAEGEVVQPAERSFWAKYWMYLIPLGLIVMNAVTQAMNMPEEQATGQVPAQGQPSAGAVQRGPSSAVRRR, encoded by the exons TCTTGTCGTTTCCTTCATGCGGGTTCCAATCCGATGAGCTTCTCGTTGACGACGAAGAGTTCGGACTCGAGGGGGCTCCGCAACATCGTTCCCCTGAACCCATCCCCACTCGATCCCCACCAGTCACATCCCCGACCCGAAAGAGGCATTCAGATCTAGATTCCGATTCTAAGATCCAGTTCTCTCTTGACCATGCTTTTGGCGACTCCGATTTCTCTCCCGCTGGCACTTTCTCCGCCCGCCTCAAAACATGGAGCCACGGCGGCCAG ACTCTTACAAAGCTACGGTTTTCGAGGAATAATTTCTCTGATGTGGAGAAGGAGAAGTTCAAA AATCTGCTCGAAAGTGATGACTTCTATAGGATAAGACTCCCATCTAATGTTTTGAGTCCTCCTGGGAGGGATTTTATTATTTCATCAGTGAAAGCA AGATGTCTTCCTAGAGAAAGTTTGGATGAGCATTTTGTAATACACATG GAGGGTGTAAATGTTTTGGCTGTCAATTATGGCTCTCCCGGGTCATGCCCTTATCCTCGGAATTTGAAACTT CCTGCAAAGTGGTCCTTCAGTTCACATACAGTTTTGAAGAACAGTGAGCAGGCACCCAG GGCTCCTGTATTTACTGAAGAAATTCTTGGTGGAGAGAATGCTGAAGGTGAAGTTGTGCAGCCGGCTGAAAGGTCTTTTTGGGCTAAATAC TGGATGTATTTGATCCCTCTGGGACTCATTGTAATGAATGCCGTAACACAAGCAATGAACATGCCTGAGGAACAAGCTACTGGCCAGGTACCTGCACAAGGACAGCCGTCAGCTGGAGCAGTGCAGCGTGGGCCAAGTTCTGCTGTGCGTAGAAGGTGA
- the LOC108476118 gene encoding uncharacterized protein LOC108476118 isoform X2, which produces MKWVEVIVSFILTLSFLSFPSCGFQSDELLVDDEEFGLEGAPQHRSPEPIPTRSPPVTSPTRKRHSDLDSDSKIQFSLDHAFGDSDFSPAGTFSARLKTWSHGGQNLLESDDFYRIRLPSNVLSPPGRDFIISSVKARCLPRESLDEHFVIHMEGVNVLAVNYGSPGSCPYPRNLKLPAKWSFSSHTVLKNSEQAPRAPVFTEEILGGENAEGEVVQPAERSFWAKYWMYLIPLGLIVMNAVTQAMNMPEEQATGQVPAQGQPSAGAVQRGPSSAVRRR; this is translated from the exons TCTTGTCGTTTCCTTCATGCGGGTTCCAATCCGATGAGCTTCTCGTTGACGACGAAGAGTTCGGACTCGAGGGGGCTCCGCAACATCGTTCCCCTGAACCCATCCCCACTCGATCCCCACCAGTCACATCCCCGACCCGAAAGAGGCATTCAGATCTAGATTCCGATTCTAAGATCCAGTTCTCTCTTGACCATGCTTTTGGCGACTCCGATTTCTCTCCCGCTGGCACTTTCTCCGCCCGCCTCAAAACATGGAGCCACGGCGGCCAG AATCTGCTCGAAAGTGATGACTTCTATAGGATAAGACTCCCATCTAATGTTTTGAGTCCTCCTGGGAGGGATTTTATTATTTCATCAGTGAAAGCA AGATGTCTTCCTAGAGAAAGTTTGGATGAGCATTTTGTAATACACATG GAGGGTGTAAATGTTTTGGCTGTCAATTATGGCTCTCCCGGGTCATGCCCTTATCCTCGGAATTTGAAACTT CCTGCAAAGTGGTCCTTCAGTTCACATACAGTTTTGAAGAACAGTGAGCAGGCACCCAG GGCTCCTGTATTTACTGAAGAAATTCTTGGTGGAGAGAATGCTGAAGGTGAAGTTGTGCAGCCGGCTGAAAGGTCTTTTTGGGCTAAATAC TGGATGTATTTGATCCCTCTGGGACTCATTGTAATGAATGCCGTAACACAAGCAATGAACATGCCTGAGGAACAAGCTACTGGCCAGGTACCTGCACAAGGACAGCCGTCAGCTGGAGCAGTGCAGCGTGGGCCAAGTTCTGCTGTGCGTAGAAGGTGA